From the genome of Triticum aestivum cultivar Chinese Spring chromosome 3B, IWGSC CS RefSeq v2.1, whole genome shotgun sequence, one region includes:
- the LOC123069028 gene encoding transcription factor GTE10 isoform X1: MPTTSISKPKQVCASLAPGNMTSTVRMECGPQMQTKRSYDEIAYRGAGYVEKVGESGSPVRVGGEDYSAPKRKCISLNSDGFNVKRETFVPSKMSSSERRYLRKRFRAELDSVRELLKKPEFLSVMPVSKAPAFSSSAAPRPKKVQRGSHVVRGAKGRFLPTKPRPETSTVLPEATILKQCEAILKKLMTQKCSHIFNDPVDVEKLNLPDYNDIIKHPMDLGTIKKKLDSGSYASPSDFAADVRLTFNNAITYNPRGHVVHDLAIQLNKMFESRWRTVEKKLATAVTKPHVEVDKADSKRRKTPPVERSNLSIDRVRPTEIVKPKMTKEERESLGDCLSSLAEGPEELPGPIIDLLQQCMDNNTEQHGDGEIEIDIHALSDDVLFELKKRVDTYLQERDHQQTKSQPSENEAVNVSGLSHSSTNPCKGAEPVEEDVDICGNASPILIEKDPQIRTDKCGSPSSSSSDSGSSSSDSDSGSDIESEPEKVVSPAKPAKGPEQPAEQVKSDDVISPVDANQTAADVELREQDNESKAAPEGENAKPDRQVSPDKLLRAAVLRGRYADVIVKARGILSQVGDKQEELEKLQKEEKERLLAEGNAALEARRAEAEAESKRKLDLEREKARQALQEMERTVEINDIVHPKDLEMLGTVTTEHIMSSVDETSPEHSQDGLPSFLPGSGSMLEKLGLFMKVDEEEEEEEPCSKGAEDGEIN; this comes from the exons ATGCCAACGACCTCAATCTCCAAGCCTAAG CAGGTCTGCGCCTCGCTGGCGCCTGGTAACATGACATCAACGGTCCGCATGGAGTGCGGGCCGCAGATGCAGACTAAGCGGAGCTATGATGAAATAGCTTACCGGGGCGCTGGGTATGTAGAGAAGGTCGGTGAGTCAGGCAGCCCTGTTCGTGTTGGCGGGGAAGATTACTCTGCGCCAAAACGTAAGTGCATCAGCCTTAATAGTGATGGCTTTAATGTGAAGCGAGAGACCTTTGTCCCGTCTAAGATGTCGTCGTCTGAGCGGCGCTACCTTAGGAAGAGATTCCGGGCAGAGCTTGATTCGGTTCGAGAACTCCTCAAGAAGCCAGAGTTTTTGTCCGTCATGCCTGTCAGCAAAGCACCTGCGTTCTCATCGTCGGCTGCCCCTCGACCTAAAAAAGTGCAACGGGGGAGCCATGTTGTCCGTGGTGCCAAGGGACGCTTCTTGCCGACAAAACCCCGGCCTGAAACGTCTACAGTGTTGCCTGAAGCTACAATTCTCAAGCAGTGCGAAGCTATTCTGAAGAAGCTGATGACTCAGAAATGTAGTCATATTTTTAATGATCCAGTAGACGTGGAAAAGCTCAACCTTCCAGATTATAATGACATTATCAAGCACCCAATGGACCTTGGGACCATCAAGAAGAAGCTAGATTCTGGTTCCTACGCAAGTCCATCTGATTTTGCAGCTGATGTCAGGCTGACCTTTAACAATGCGATAACTTATAATCCTCGAGGGCATGTAGTGCATGATCTGGCCATTCAACTGAATAAAATGTTTGAGTCCAGATGGAGAACAGTTGAGAAGAAGTTAGCTACTGCCGTCACTAAGCCACATGTTGAGGTTGATAAGGCCGACTCAAAGAGGAGAAAGACCCCTCCTGTGGAACGCAGTAACTTGTCAATAGACCGTGTCAGGCCAACTGAGATTGTGAAGCCAAAGATGACAAAAGAGGAGAGAGAATCCTTGGGCGACTGCTTATCTTCTTTGGCAGAGGGTCCAGAAGAATTACCTGGTCCCATCATTGATTTGCTACAGCAGTGTATGGACAACAATACAGAGCAGCATGGGGATGGAGAGATAGAGATTGATATCCATGCACTCAGTGATGACGTACTATTTGAACTGAAGAAGCGTGTGGACACGTATTTGCAAGAGAGAGATCACCAGCAGACAAAATCTCAGCCTTCTGAGAATGAGGCTGTGAATGTTTCTGGCCTCAGTCACTCGTCCACAAATCCCTGCAAAG GTGCTGAGCCTGTTGAGGAGGATGTGGACATTTGCGGCAATGCATCCCCTATATTGATAGAGAAGGATCCACAGATCAGAACCGACAAATGTGGCAGCCCAAGTAGTTCCAGCAGTGACTCAGGATCTTCATCCAGCG ATTCTGACTCAGGCAGTGACATTGAAAGCGAACCAGAAAAAGTTGTTAGCCCAGCAAAGCCTGCGAAG GGACCAGAACAACCTGCAGAGCAAGTCAAGAGTGATGATGTTATTAGCCCTGTTGATGCGAACC AGACTGCTGCTGATGTGGAACTCCGTGAGCAGGACAATGAATCCAAGGCTGCACCTGAAG GGGAGAATGCAAAACCCGACAGGCAAGTCTCCCCAGACAAGCTCTTAAGAGCAGCTGTTTTGAGGGGCCGTTATGCTGATGTAATTGTGAAAGCTCGTGGGATTCTCAGCCAG GTTGGAGATAAACAGGAGGAGCTGGAGAAACTGCAGAAGGAAG AGAAAGAACGGCTTTTGGCTGAAGGCAATGCAGCTTTGGAAGCCCGCAGAGCTGAAGCGGAAGCTGAATCTAAGCGTAAGCTGGACCTTGAGAGGGAAAAGGCTCGTCAGGCCTTGCAGGAG ATGGAGAGAACTGTAGAAATTAATGACATCGTCCATCCCAAGGACCTAGAAATGCTTGGTACAGTCACCACGGAACATATTATGAGTTCTGTTGATGAGACGAGTCCCGAGCATTCCCAGGATGGCCTGCCCAGTTTTCTTCCTGGTTCTGGCAGCATGTTGGAAAAACTTGGACTGTTTATGAAAgtggatgaggaagaagaggaagaagagccaTGCAGCAAAGGCGCGGAGGATGGAGAAATCAACTAA
- the LOC123069028 gene encoding transcription factor GTE10 isoform X2: MPTTSISKPKVCASLAPGNMTSTVRMECGPQMQTKRSYDEIAYRGAGYVEKVGESGSPVRVGGEDYSAPKRKCISLNSDGFNVKRETFVPSKMSSSERRYLRKRFRAELDSVRELLKKPEFLSVMPVSKAPAFSSSAAPRPKKVQRGSHVVRGAKGRFLPTKPRPETSTVLPEATILKQCEAILKKLMTQKCSHIFNDPVDVEKLNLPDYNDIIKHPMDLGTIKKKLDSGSYASPSDFAADVRLTFNNAITYNPRGHVVHDLAIQLNKMFESRWRTVEKKLATAVTKPHVEVDKADSKRRKTPPVERSNLSIDRVRPTEIVKPKMTKEERESLGDCLSSLAEGPEELPGPIIDLLQQCMDNNTEQHGDGEIEIDIHALSDDVLFELKKRVDTYLQERDHQQTKSQPSENEAVNVSGLSHSSTNPCKGAEPVEEDVDICGNASPILIEKDPQIRTDKCGSPSSSSSDSGSSSSDSDSGSDIESEPEKVVSPAKPAKGPEQPAEQVKSDDVISPVDANQTAADVELREQDNESKAAPEGENAKPDRQVSPDKLLRAAVLRGRYADVIVKARGILSQVGDKQEELEKLQKEEKERLLAEGNAALEARRAEAEAESKRKLDLEREKARQALQEMERTVEINDIVHPKDLEMLGTVTTEHIMSSVDETSPEHSQDGLPSFLPGSGSMLEKLGLFMKVDEEEEEEEPCSKGAEDGEIN, translated from the exons ATGCCAACGACCTCAATCTCCAAGCCTAAG GTCTGCGCCTCGCTGGCGCCTGGTAACATGACATCAACGGTCCGCATGGAGTGCGGGCCGCAGATGCAGACTAAGCGGAGCTATGATGAAATAGCTTACCGGGGCGCTGGGTATGTAGAGAAGGTCGGTGAGTCAGGCAGCCCTGTTCGTGTTGGCGGGGAAGATTACTCTGCGCCAAAACGTAAGTGCATCAGCCTTAATAGTGATGGCTTTAATGTGAAGCGAGAGACCTTTGTCCCGTCTAAGATGTCGTCGTCTGAGCGGCGCTACCTTAGGAAGAGATTCCGGGCAGAGCTTGATTCGGTTCGAGAACTCCTCAAGAAGCCAGAGTTTTTGTCCGTCATGCCTGTCAGCAAAGCACCTGCGTTCTCATCGTCGGCTGCCCCTCGACCTAAAAAAGTGCAACGGGGGAGCCATGTTGTCCGTGGTGCCAAGGGACGCTTCTTGCCGACAAAACCCCGGCCTGAAACGTCTACAGTGTTGCCTGAAGCTACAATTCTCAAGCAGTGCGAAGCTATTCTGAAGAAGCTGATGACTCAGAAATGTAGTCATATTTTTAATGATCCAGTAGACGTGGAAAAGCTCAACCTTCCAGATTATAATGACATTATCAAGCACCCAATGGACCTTGGGACCATCAAGAAGAAGCTAGATTCTGGTTCCTACGCAAGTCCATCTGATTTTGCAGCTGATGTCAGGCTGACCTTTAACAATGCGATAACTTATAATCCTCGAGGGCATGTAGTGCATGATCTGGCCATTCAACTGAATAAAATGTTTGAGTCCAGATGGAGAACAGTTGAGAAGAAGTTAGCTACTGCCGTCACTAAGCCACATGTTGAGGTTGATAAGGCCGACTCAAAGAGGAGAAAGACCCCTCCTGTGGAACGCAGTAACTTGTCAATAGACCGTGTCAGGCCAACTGAGATTGTGAAGCCAAAGATGACAAAAGAGGAGAGAGAATCCTTGGGCGACTGCTTATCTTCTTTGGCAGAGGGTCCAGAAGAATTACCTGGTCCCATCATTGATTTGCTACAGCAGTGTATGGACAACAATACAGAGCAGCATGGGGATGGAGAGATAGAGATTGATATCCATGCACTCAGTGATGACGTACTATTTGAACTGAAGAAGCGTGTGGACACGTATTTGCAAGAGAGAGATCACCAGCAGACAAAATCTCAGCCTTCTGAGAATGAGGCTGTGAATGTTTCTGGCCTCAGTCACTCGTCCACAAATCCCTGCAAAG GTGCTGAGCCTGTTGAGGAGGATGTGGACATTTGCGGCAATGCATCCCCTATATTGATAGAGAAGGATCCACAGATCAGAACCGACAAATGTGGCAGCCCAAGTAGTTCCAGCAGTGACTCAGGATCTTCATCCAGCG ATTCTGACTCAGGCAGTGACATTGAAAGCGAACCAGAAAAAGTTGTTAGCCCAGCAAAGCCTGCGAAG GGACCAGAACAACCTGCAGAGCAAGTCAAGAGTGATGATGTTATTAGCCCTGTTGATGCGAACC AGACTGCTGCTGATGTGGAACTCCGTGAGCAGGACAATGAATCCAAGGCTGCACCTGAAG GGGAGAATGCAAAACCCGACAGGCAAGTCTCCCCAGACAAGCTCTTAAGAGCAGCTGTTTTGAGGGGCCGTTATGCTGATGTAATTGTGAAAGCTCGTGGGATTCTCAGCCAG GTTGGAGATAAACAGGAGGAGCTGGAGAAACTGCAGAAGGAAG AGAAAGAACGGCTTTTGGCTGAAGGCAATGCAGCTTTGGAAGCCCGCAGAGCTGAAGCGGAAGCTGAATCTAAGCGTAAGCTGGACCTTGAGAGGGAAAAGGCTCGTCAGGCCTTGCAGGAG ATGGAGAGAACTGTAGAAATTAATGACATCGTCCATCCCAAGGACCTAGAAATGCTTGGTACAGTCACCACGGAACATATTATGAGTTCTGTTGATGAGACGAGTCCCGAGCATTCCCAGGATGGCCTGCCCAGTTTTCTTCCTGGTTCTGGCAGCATGTTGGAAAAACTTGGACTGTTTATGAAAgtggatgaggaagaagaggaagaagagccaTGCAGCAAAGGCGCGGAGGATGGAGAAATCAACTAA